GCAGCTTTCTAAAAAGATCTTATAAAGAGAATCTCTTTTCCTTTCGCGGGTCATTTGTAAAATACCAAACGCAGAAATAGGTAGAAAACTATTTTTAGCTTTATCCTTTTTCAAAGCTTCTTTTAATGTTTGCACCACTAACTCTTGGTGTTCCGGATTTTCCATATCGATAAAGTCTATGATAATTAATCCACCTATATTTCTAAGTCTTAGTTGATAGGCAATTTCTTCGGCAGCCTCTAAGTTGATTTTATACACAGTTTCTTCTAATTCTTTGGTACCGGTATACCTCCCTGTGTTAACATCTATAGCAGTAAAAGCCTCACAAGGTTCGATCACTATAAAACCACCTGACTTAAGCCAAACCTTACGGGAAAGCAGTTTTTTAATATCTATCTGGATGCCATGGGCAAAAAAAATATCTTCTTTGCCTTGATAGAGCTTTATATATGGTGCTAAATTAGGAAAATAGCGTTCTAAAAAGTTTTTAATCTCTTCAAAAAAGTCTTTATCGTCTACCACTATCTCTGAGATGTCTTTGGTAAATAAGTCTCTTATAGCACGAAGGGCTATATTTAGCTCTTCATACACTAAAGCTGGAGCCTTCATCTTTTCAGCTTTTTCTTTAATTTCACCCCAAAGACACAGCAAAAAGTCCAGTTCTGCCTTAAGTTCTTCTTCTGTAGCTCCTACTGCAGCTGTCCTTATAATCCAACCTGTATTTGGTGGCTTTATTCGTTCTACAATTTCTCGTAGTCTTTTACGCTCTAAATCATCTTTTATTTTTCTTGAAATACCTACTCTGTTCATGTAAGGAAGATAGACAAGATAGTGTCCAGGTAAGGTTAAGTTGGTAGACACCCTTGCTCCCTTGTTTCCTAATGGCTCTTTAATCACCTGCACAAGGATTTCTTGCCCTTCTTTCAATATTTCATATAGATTTGCCATAAAAACCGTATCCTTTTCCCATTCTATTTCTGAAGAAGGCATGATATCATCACCAAACAAAAATGCTGTACGGGAAAGACCAAGGTCAAGAAAAGCAGAGTTAATACCAGGAACCACCCTAACTACTTTTCCTTTATAAATATTACCTACTAAACTTTTTTCTGAAGGCCTTTCTACATAAAATTCAACCAACTGTCCGTTTTCTACCAAACCTACTCTTATCTCAAAAGGAGCATAATTAATGAGCAACTTAGCCATGGTCGTTATAAACGAAGCTCCTTCAAAAATTCTCTTATAAGTTTTTCTAACCGTTTTTCTGCTCTTTTAGACTGTTCAACCACCTCAGAAAAAAGGATAGGAATAAAGTTGTCTGGATCGTTTACGTTTGAAATAACAGAAATTCCTAAAACCTTTAATCCTGCATGAACTGCAACTATCACCTCTGGCACAGTAGACATACCCACGGCATCTGCTCCTATCATCCGTAAAAACCTTGTTTCAGCAGGGGTTTCAAGACTTGGACCTGGAACCGCTACATATACCCCTTCCCTTACCTCTTCTCCGAGCCTTAACGCAACTTTTTTAAAAAGTTCTCTCATCTCTTTATCATAAGCACATGACATATCAGGGAACCTTGGTCCCCATTCTTCGTTGTTTATTCCTCGAAGAGGATTGTCAGGGATCAGGTTTATATGGTCTTTTATCACCATCAAATCACCAGGTTTAAAGTTAAGATTTAGTCCTCCAGCGGCGTTAGACACTAAGTATAGCTTAGGTTTAAAAAGACTTAAAACCCTTAAAGGAAAGGTTATCTCTTTAGCTGAGTAGCCTTCATAAAAATGAAACCTTCCCTGTAAAACAGCTACCCTTTTATTTTCTAAAATCCCAAAACAAAGCTCTCCTTTATGAGTTTCTACTGTAGACCGAGGAAAGTTAGGCAGTTCACGATAAGGAAAGACAGCCAGCTTGTTGACCCTATCCCCCAAAGAAGATAGACCTGTACCTAAAGTTATGATGATATCTGGTCGAAAAGGAGCGATTTTTTTTAAATAATCAAAAGTTTCTTTTACTTTTTCAAAGTATTCTCTGTCTTTTTTTTCCATTTTGTTTTTAGCCAATCTTAAAACTGATCGGTAAACTTAGGTCTCCCAAGGTCATCTATTTCTATTACTTTAACCCGGATTACTTCACCTATGTTATAAGCACTTTTCAAATCCTTTGGAGGGTTCGCCATTTTTGAAACATGTAAAAGACCTATCTTCCCTGGTAACACCTCAATGAAAAGTCCATAAGGTTCTATTCTTGTTATCTTTCCTTCATAAATCTTACCTATTTCCACTTCAGATACCAGAGCTTCTATTAGTTTCTTTGCTAAATCTACATCTTCTTGAGTTTGCCCGGTAATACTAACTTTACCTCCTTCTAATACCCAGATACTAGTATTTGTTTTTTCTTTGAGTTCTTTTACTGTCTTTCCACCTGGACCTATTATAAGATAGGTTTTATCTTCAGGAACGGTTATGATTTCGATCTTCGGAGCATATGGAGAAAGGGTTTTTCTTGGTTCAGATATAGCCTCATACATCTTATCCAAGATAAACTCTCTTGCCTTTTTAGCCTTTGAAAGAGCCTCAGCTAAAACCTCTTTAGAAAGTCCTTTAATTTTAATATCCATCTGAATACTAGTAATCCCATCCCTGGTACCAGCAACCTTAAAATCCATATCTCCAAGCTGGTCTTCTTCTCCTAAAATATCTGTTATTATTAAAGACCTCCCTTCTTCTAAAATAAGACCCATCGCAATCCCTGCTACATGCTTAGGAATAGGAACTCCTGCATCAAACAGCGCTAAGGAACCGGCACAAACCGTTGCCATGGAGGAAGAACCGTTTGATTCAAAAACATTGGCTACCACCCTGATTATATAAGGAAACACCTCTTCCTCTGGAATCAAAGGTTCTAAAGCCCTTTCAGCTAAAGCCCCATGACCTATCTCCCTTCTTCTTGGAGGT
Above is a genomic segment from Thermodesulfobacterium commune DSM 2178 containing:
- a CDS encoding Rne/Rng family ribonuclease, translated to MAKLLINYAPFEIRVGLVENGQLVEFYVERPSEKSLVGNIYKGKVVRVVPGINSAFLDLGLSRTAFLFGDDIMPSSEIEWEKDTVFMANLYEILKEGQEILVQVIKEPLGNKGARVSTNLTLPGHYLVYLPYMNRVGISRKIKDDLERKRLREIVERIKPPNTGWIIRTAAVGATEEELKAELDFLLCLWGEIKEKAEKMKAPALVYEELNIALRAIRDLFTKDISEIVVDDKDFFEEIKNFLERYFPNLAPYIKLYQGKEDIFFAHGIQIDIKKLLSRKVWLKSGGFIVIEPCEAFTAIDVNTGRYTGTKELEETVYKINLEAAEEIAYQLRLRNIGGLIIIDFIDMENPEHQELVVQTLKEALKKDKAKNSFLPISAFGILQMTRERKRDSLYKIFLESCPYCHGEGSIKSKKTIYYEILRRLIKMGPHIKNKKIEIEIHPDLSEIIGEEIHYLEDLEKKYGFSTTLKPNKEFLVYEYKFHILT
- a CDS encoding purine-nucleoside phosphorylase, with the translated sequence MEKKDREYFEKVKETFDYLKKIAPFRPDIIITLGTGLSSLGDRVNKLAVFPYRELPNFPRSTVETHKGELCFGILENKRVAVLQGRFHFYEGYSAKEITFPLRVLSLFKPKLYLVSNAAGGLNLNFKPGDLMVIKDHINLIPDNPLRGINNEEWGPRFPDMSCAYDKEMRELFKKVALRLGEEVREGVYVAVPGPSLETPAETRFLRMIGADAVGMSTVPEVIVAVHAGLKVLGISVISNVNDPDNFIPILFSEVVEQSKRAEKRLEKLIREFLKELRL